The Gossypium hirsutum isolate 1008001.06 chromosome A03, Gossypium_hirsutum_v2.1, whole genome shotgun sequence genome contains the following window.
agagaaaaataaaatttaaaaaaataaaaataaaaataaaataaaatcttataaCTTCCCCCAAATCCATTAATTATCTCCACTAACCCACTACTCAAAATTCCTGTTTAACCGAAATTCCCTCAGTCAAACGAGCAAAAATGGACTCTCACGCTCGCGCAGGGATTCGAACAAAAGACCTTCAGCAATTTTATACTTAACTTAACCACCAGAATAGCAAGCCCATTCTAGTATGAACttacaaataatcaaatataagccCACCGCTCAAGTATAAAGCTTAAATCAGAAAAATACCCAAATTTTACCAaaggtaaggcttgaacttggaacctcttacacatacccagaacacttaaccactgaagcagatatagATTTATGTCAAATTTTCACAAAAGTCGAAACAagaattttagggcgttacaactctaccccctaaaaagaaaatttcagcctcgaaatttacctgatcagaacagataaggatactgctgacgcatcgcatCTTCAGGCTCTCACGTGGCCTCCTCAATGCTATGACTCTTCCACAGCACCTTCATTAATGGGATAGACTTCTTCCAAAGAACCTTCACATCGCGGTCTAGAATCCAATCCaactcctcctcgaaggtcaaatCTGGCCTCACCTTAATCTCCTcaacagggacaatatgagtaggatTAGAGCGATAATGCCTTAACATCGAGATGTGGAATATGACATGAATATGGTctagctctggaggtaactccaactaaTAAGCGACCGGTCCCACTCACTTCATAATtcagtaaggcccaataaacctagggtttaacttgcccttgcgaccgaacctcagaaccttcttccatggcgagactttGAGAAATGTGAAGTCctccacagaatactcaatctcacacctcttcaaatctgcataagatttctatctatcagaagccACCTTCAGACGATCCCTAATCAGTtgaaccttatcctcagtcttggaaaccaactcaggacccaaatcTTGATGTTCGTCTAGctcagtccaacacaaaggagtatgacacttacgaccatacagagcttcataaggtgccatctgaatactcgaCTGGAaattgttattgtaggcgaactcagatagtggcagataatcctcccaactaccttggaaatcaataacacaactccttggcatatcttccaatatctgaatcaccttATTAGATTGACCATCGatctgaggatggaacacagtactgaagtccaatctcaaacccagagcctcatgtaacttttTCTAGAATCGAGATGTGAAGCAAtgatccctatcagaaatgatcgacactggaaccccatgcagtctaaCTATCTCCATGATGTATAGTTTCGCCAACTTCTGAAGATAATAGTCGGTCCTAACTAGAATGAAATGcacagacttggtcaatcgatccacgatgacccaaacagaatccttcttagtgggtgtcaagggaaacccactaacgaagtccataatctctcgttcccatttccataagggaataTTAACCGGCTACAGCAAACCCAATGTAACTAATGCTCAACCTTAACCTACTGGCATGTCAGACAACGTTCCACAAAATTAGTAACTTCCCATTTCAAtcccactaaatgtaacaccccaaacccagccacCAGTTTAACTCACGAAGGTCGCAATACATCTTATTACTGTCAGGGTGCATAGCATAAGGAGtactatgcgcctccctcagAATAGATTGTCTCAGATCAgtatcattcggtacacaaatccgacaAAGGAAATAGAGTACCCCTTCGTTATTCATCCCAAAATTCGTAGTGCTGCCACTCTTAACCTGACGGAACCGAAGACCCAACGACTCATCCTTTAACTATCTATCTCGAATATGTTCTATCCAAGTCGGTTTAACCTGTAGCTCAGCCAACAAATTTTCGTTTTCAAACAAactaagtcgagcgaacatcgctctcagatcagTCATCGCCCTACGGCTCAACGCATCAGCCACTACATTGGCCTtgccaggatggtattcaatagtacagtcatagtccttaagtagctcaatccacctacgctgcctaagattcaactccttctgagtcaggaGGTACCTAAGGCTTTTATGATCAATGTAGATAAttcacttctcaccgtacagatagtgcctccagattttcaggGTAAATATTACAAcgaccaattccaaatcatgcctCGGATAGTTTGCCTCATACATCTTGAGTTGACGAGACACATATGCCATAACCTTACCATCCTCCATCAGTACACAACCTAGACCCACATGCGACACATCACTATAAACTACAAACTCCTTTCTAGGTTCAGGCTGTATCAAAACAGGAGCTTGAGTtagaacagacttgagcttctcaaagctctcttgctgcacATCAGTCCAGACATACGGAACACCCTTACATAGCAGCTTAGTTAAGGAAGATGCAATCAAAGAGAATCTCTCAACAAACCGATGATAATAACccgccaaacccaaaaagctgcGGATCTCAAACACAATCTTAAGCTGTTTTCAATCCACTACAACCTTATTCTTATgaggatcaactcgaatcccctcagcagaaactacGTGTCCCAGAAAAGTGACTTCACGAAGAtgaaactcacatttactaaacttagcgTACAGCTACTTTTCACGTAGAATCTGAAGCACAACTTTAAGATACTCGTCATGttcatcctcagtcttagagtataccaatatgtcatcaatgaagacTATGAGAACTGATCCAATAGGGCTAAAACACTaggttcataagatccataaataCAACTGGTGTAtttgtcaacccaaacggcataactaggaactcataatgcccatactgAGTCCTAAATACAGTCTTATGcacatccacctccttaaccctcaattgatgatACCCTGAACGGATATCAATTTTAGAGAATATAGAAGCCCCTcgaaactgatcaaataagttgTTGATTCTCaaaagtggatacttgttcttaatagtcaacttattCAAATGCTGGTAGTCTATACACATCCTCAtagtcccatcctttttcttaacaaacagaactaACACTCTCCACAGAAACACACTCGGAGGGATGAAACCACGGTCCAACAACTTCTAAAGTTGAGCCTTGAGCTCTATAAGCTTcttcggtgccattcgataggGGGTGATAGACACTGAAACTGTACTAGgaagaagctcaatcccaaatttCACTTCCTGATTTGGATAGTTCCTCAGGAAAACGTCTGAAAAATTCTTTACAATTCAAATGTCCTTCGAAGTAGAGTCCCCAAAAACGAAAACACTAATATAGGCTAAGAACGCCTCACATCCTTTACGAACCAGTTTATCAGCCACcagtgcagagatcacattagtcaagTAATTTCAACGTTCTCCAATCATGACTACCTCATTATCCTCCTCAGTTCTCAAGATGACCCTTTTAGTCGCACAATCCAAACTAACACGGTGTTTGACCAACCAATCAATACCTAGAATcaagtcgaactccccaaacggaagctTCATCAGATTAGCCAAAAATACCGACCCTTTAACTTTTAGTGAAATATCTATATACAATTTGCTGACCCGAATCGATTGCCCCAGTGGACTCAGTACAGtcacctcactagaagtactctcaaccaaAATCCCCAAGTTTCTAGACACAGTGCTAGCTACATAGGAATGTATGGAACCTATGACTATCAAAGCAAAATATGGTACATCATAAATTAAGAACGTACCGGTAATGACGTCTGGAGCATCTCTGTCCTCTCTACGACGAGCAGTACAAACAAAAGTAGGTTGTCTCGCCTCAGtttgtccagcacctctgccaaGTGCTCTCTGTCCACAACTTATACCGGTACCACCCTTAGCCTGACCACGACCTCTCGGTAGCTGCTGAACTACCCTCTGTGGCTACGAAGTACCAGAACCCAAAGCTTGTATCTGATCGGCCCTCAACGGACACTCTCAAATGCGGTGCTCTAATGACCCACACCTCAAACACGCCCCagtcctcctccaacactcgtcaggatggcgtctaccacaatctCCATATAGCTGCACTCCAGTAGGAGCAACAGGGGGCccaactctaactggcccatctgttctggcctttttcttaagcCTCTGCACCGATCTCGAGGGCTTCAAATCCTCTTGTTCTTACCCATCTCACGATCTCTGTTTTGGCGCTCAGCGCACTTAACCTTTTTGGCGATCTTTGCTTTCTCCACTAGAATAGAGAACTCTTGCTCCCTTTGCGGAGCTATCAGTACCCTCAGATTATCCCAAAGGCCTTCCTCAAAACGGACACATCTCTCATACTCAGACGCCACCATACCTCGCGTATAGTGGCTCAGTCTTAGAAATTTAGCCTCATACTCTGCCACTGATCGGTCTCCCTGAGTAACGTTTAGAAACTCACACCTACGAGCATCGATGTAACAAgctcccacatacttcccttggaagtCAGATTTAAAGAACTCCCAAGACAGACGATCGGGCTGTgtgccctccttaacagtcagccaccactgatatgcctcatcgCTAAGTAACGAGACTGCACCTTTCAATTTATGCTCAAGGGTACAGTTTAAATCATCCACTATCCTCTCAGTGGACCACACACAGTACCCAACCACATTAGGGGCGActtctgtgacacccctaaaaagTTTAGCTTTATTGGACcggagtcgttccgtaaccgacCTTCGACCCTTAGATCCAGTGTTcagcccagcgaccctctctagtATCCTCAGCATAGCCTAAGACAATACATCGTCCCCAACCGAACTACTCTAAGACCCAGTCTTAGTGGCAGGGGAAACCAGTGTCTCACTCGTATCTAGATTCAACATACTGCCCAAAGAAGAGGACTTAGCTCGAGCCCCCCTACGGTCTCTACCTCGTCTTATAGTTCCATGTCTATGGATACCTCGTGTGCTTATGTCTATTCAGATTTATTtgtattacgaattttatgaatcaAATACAGTTTTAGTATTTGTTAATCGATGTTTTATGTAAAGCAGTATCAtaaattcagagtttgtttttcACAATTATAGTCTCTATCAGTTTCAGTTTCACTACAGTTTCAGTGTATACTAACTAGAATGTTTTTGGAATAGACTATCAATAATAACATAACAGTTCATCATAATACTTATAGGATCaacgccggagactcggtgtaccacattctcagtcaaatcatttcaaatctTTTGACAATCAGTTCTTAAAAACtaagttttaaaacccaaatccatagccgagttttgcaacttgactctgataccactaaatataacaccccaaacccctCCTAGATGTTATAGCCGAATCTGCCAATGTCACATGGAACGGAATTTGAAATTGAAGTTATCGAGTTAAAACAGTTTTcgtttattaatttctttttatctttCATCAATTCTAAAACTATTTTCttgtttatttgattcatttaaaCCTCTTCTGTAGCAGAGGCTTTTAAAATTGTGATATGTTAAGAAAATCATtcgttttcagaaaaaaaatgttgtgtttaattaaaaaccaaatttcattGCAGTTAAAAAGTTCGTGGGAACAGTTAAAATCCGAAAATAATGGTAAACAGTCCAAAAGTCGCAAACTACATAAAAACAATACCCAAAAACAAATAGGAATTAAAAACCATAAGAGAAACTAAAACCATTCAATAGACTTGTGGACACCACCGAGACCTTCGCCGCACCGATccatctaagtctggggattacctgtacagataaaatagaaaggggtgagtttacgttaACTCTGCGTGTAATCCTCACAGAAGACATGTATACAGTTAAACAACAGTCATCAGTCAAAtgtagtctgggcctaagcccactTCAATTTCAGTAGCAGTTCGATCCTTAGCCCATTTCAATTCAGTATCAGATATGTATTAGGGCCTAAGCCTATCACAGTAACAGTATCATATATACATTAATCAGTAAACAGTCCTatccaaccagcctctacacaccatctccatccatccttacactccatgtggggtttaaaacacccaccaaTCATTACACtctaagtagtaccgaatgcggcacataatcagtaaattgcagctgagctgccagataataggcttaagagtcttttagtacacttcctccaaatatcaacatcccaacccaatgcaacgcAACATACAGTATATGACATGCTAATACATGAATATCAGTTATACATACAGTTCAGtattcattcatataatcatcaGGCTCAGTACATACAGTTCATGCATttaagggtctaagtagtgcttatcgaccctatagtaggttcacagtcgacttgagcgacctgtgcaaccttagaaCACATTTCAgttaaatgggctcacacgcctatgtggctcacctgtgtgggcccacatgcctgtgtggcccataTAGCCTAATTTAGCCTtagctgtgtgggccacacgccttggcccagaatcccacacgcccatgtggactaCCCGTATGGACCCACATGCTCATGCGGACCACACGGCCCATATCAGTCTAGTCCGTGTATCGCACACGGCCTGGCCTCGTCAATCACAAGCCTGTTTTCCGGCACACGGTCAGTCAACAGTGGGGTTTTTGGCTTTCACCGAAACcctattttctatatttttaggtACACACCTAGTGTCGATTCACAGCGAAAACACTCCTAAGCCTTCTGGAATCTAAAATTGATCAGTTAACCCTGAGTTAGATGCTAAAACGATATACTAACCCAAACCATATCGGAAAAACAATTTAATCGACATAgtcgaatacttaccaaaacaGTACCGAAATCTCTAATCTACTATATGAAAGAAGCCGAATCCTGATCCTCTTGATAAACACCTACACAAACTCATCACATTAACGCATCTAAAATCGATTCTTAAATGCTCCAAACTTAAAGAAGACTTACTTACCACAAACCGGATCGAATCACAGCCCCCCAATTGCAGAGATTGAAAAAGAATAGAATAGCAAACTGGAATCAAAGAATAATACAAGAGAAGAGTTGAAGGAGAGGAATTTCTTAGAAGAACGTCAAAAGTTttctgaaggagagagaaaaatgaaatttaacaaaataaaaattaaaataaaaaaataaaatttgataactTCCCtcaaatcccttaattatttccactaacccactACTCAGAATTCCTGTTTGACCGAAACTCTCTCAGTCAAATGAGCAAAAATAGACTCCCACGCTTGTGCAGGGATTCGAACAGACCTTCAGTAATCTGACACTCAACTTAACTACCAGATGACAAGCCCATTCTGGTATGAACttacaaataatcaaatataagccCACCTTTCAAGTATAAAGCTTAAGTCACCCAAAATTTACCAAAGGTAAAGcttaaacttgggacctctcacacatacccagaacacttaaccactgaagcagatacagatttatgttaaattttcacaaaagccgaaacaagaattttggggtgttacaataactaCCATATTTCAATGTTTGACCGAAGTCTCAATTATCATAACTTATTAtaataatttcggtaaactatatcctgttaaaattttatatgaatcaaattcatatgttaattttaattatgttctctatttgtgtacaacaagcttgtacatttaattcatttattatttaactgtcaaattatattaattcatttattcatttaattcatttattaatttaattcatgtgaaaACTAAACACAATAACAATTGTATTTggattttgttgatttttaacCATAGTGTTAGACCCTGTAGGTTCTTATaatgttagtagtaatactagaacatttctaataatacaagcaatgagtggcatctagcaatgcatcattgctacctaagttacaagaagtcataaTTCAGCATAGCCTTTCTATGATAAACCTTTCATGTTTTACatccttttgtcctttatatctagattggacacaagtcatggaatagtcacacttgcataatcTAATCTCATGATTCTTGATATCTCAAGTAGTCTACAataaataagtatgatatctcttatcaatttattcaagcatggccatgcatttctagtctcactcaatttaagtggcctaagatattgctcccattacttaggagggacaaatcctatattgatcaaccatatcccactatATAAATTGTggcatatccaacatcagtcttttcAATACAACCTGTTACAAAAGatgttttattttatcaaaatatatgactcatgatgttgggataatgatgatctcaagtttgagaATAGTacacatagttatcactatgagtaatgttatgTGATAAAGGATGAGAAGGATAAATGTGAAAGCGGaccgtaaagtttgtcaaagtcgcggatttgacttagggctctagacgttcagaaagaaacttggattttaataaaacctaaaacaaaattgaatccaagtcagataaaataattaaaataaaataataaatcaaagattaaggaagcgaataaagaagataaatggaaagatagaacaTGGCATGTAGAAGttctaagaagccttggaaacacgaagcatccacaacccccttcaagcgactctaatttcccctccaagatagaaaccttggaaagaaaaagtttgaagatgatccccacaatctaaaaagattgttaaaactcttctaaaagaaactcaagagaaattcttgaaaagaaaaacctagagagaatttattaactcaaaagagaaatagaataataatgaattgtcttaatcgtgtacaatgcaaaggcctatatataggctagctaaataaatctaaataaagctattaaatatactagaactctaatttaatataaacaagaagtagttataaactaaactttcttgttaacactcctaaataactttaaatacttaataattataaaaaattttggaataaaataatgataaaataataagagatgataaatacaatatcggcctcatatgtaataaaaattaagcctaaaactcaaacacaatatgatttaaactcgaattaaaagcccaaaactcgtAATTCCTGTCATAATCATGTTCAGCAATTCTACTCGCGCATCTTCACTAAaacagtcataacttgagctcccgaatTCAAAATTGAATGATTCAAAATGCGTttttgaagctaagagatagatcttcaaatGCCATGAGACATCTTAACCCAGAAATACATCCAAAAAGTCATCGTAAGTCTACTGATTTTCCAAGCCTGAAAATTGGCAGTTTTGGTGATTGACatctaataaatttcaccccatccatgcatgtatcattctccctttcctcaaaaagattcatcttCGAATCTTGTCTTTGATCAAATCCTGATTTGATTTGCTTAGCCTTTGACATTGTTGTTAGGCCTTGAGGTAGTGTGAACCCATCACATTCATGAGTCTGAAATAGTGCCTTGAGACTCGCATCATTTCCCCCTTCCTCAAGAAGATTCGTCCCCGAATCTTTAGctacacaaaaagaaaaattaattagaataaataacaataaaataaataaaatacttacCTAAGCTTTCTTGTGTGCCAAAACTATCTCCAGGatcaaagatatgattttgatatCCTAAATAAGCATGGATTAAGTATCTCTCCTTAAAAAACAAACCATCAACACTAGATAAAGAAATATTAGGCACATGagtgttcaagtaaaaaataGCATGTAACTTTTTTTGAATATGCatggtcatccataagaatttccaaCGAAAAGGTAAGAATatcacataattataaaaataaaaacaaattagtattattatgtaaaaattcatttttaaaggtcaagatagaaaattttgttgcaaaAGGGAATATAtaaaatgctttaaaaaatatttgatgcAATAGAATTACTATCTTTAACCTTTACAAAGGTAGATAAGCCCATCAAATCAGTTGAATTTTCATACCAGGCTTAATGAAATTTGACCAGCTAGAAAACATGTTGTAAGGAAATATTTGACAA
Protein-coding sequences here:
- the LOC121217837 gene encoding uncharacterized protein encodes the protein MLRILERVAGLNTGSKGRRSVTERLRSNKAKLFRGVTEVAPNVVGYCVWSTERIVDDLNCTLEHKLKGAVSLLSDEAYQWWLTVKEGTQPDRLSWEFFKSDFQGKYVGACYIDARRCEFLNVTQGDRSVAEYEAKFLRLSHYTRGMVASEYERCVRFEEGLWDNLRVLIAPQREQEFSILVEKAKIAKKVKCAERQNRDREMGKNKRI